The following DNA comes from Frankia casuarinae.
CCTGCACCTCAGCCACTACGCCACCTGGTAGACCGCCATGATCCTGACCGCCGAGAAGCCCCCGACCGCCCCGCCACCCTCGACCGGAACGATCACACCGCTGGCGGGCCCGCCAGCACCACGACCCGCCGCGCCGCCACCCACCAGCCCGACCCGCGGGAATTCCACCGGCGGAGATGCCGGGAGCGGGAATGCCATCGACAGAAGCACAGCAAGCGACGGCTCCCCTGCGGCAACCGACGACCCGACGACCACGCAGCCCGCGCCCCCACCGGCGACGCCTTCACCGACCCAGGCCGACGACATGAACCGCGCCGACGACACGAACCGCGCCGCCCTCGCGCCCCCAACCGCGCCGACGCGCCCACCTGCCGCGCCCTCCTCGCCGGCCGCGAACGCGCCGGCAGGAAATCCAGACCGGCACGACCCGACGTCAGCGCCGTCCCGGCGGCGGCGCTGGCGAACCGGCGATCTCTGGATCCATATCGCCACCGTCATCGCCGTCCTCGGCGTCGCCGGCATCGCCGCCGTCGTCAGCTACCGCCACATGCGCGCCGTCGCCATCCTCCACGGCGAGAACCCCGCCAACGCCGCGATCATCCCGCTGTCCGTTGACGGCCTCATCGTCGCCGCCTCCATGACCATGCTCGCCGACAGCCGCGCTCACCGACACCGGTCCTGGCTCGCCTACAGCCTGCTCACCCTTGCCTCCGCCGCCAGCCTCGCCGCCAACGTCATGCACGCCGAACCCACCCTCGCCGCCCGCGTCATCGCCGCCTGGCCCAGCGCCGCCCTCATCGGCGCCTACGAACTCCTCACCGCCCAGATCCGCGGCGCCGTCACCACCCAGACCCACCCCGCCGCCCCACCCGCTCCAGCCGCCGCGCCGACTTCCGCCCCCGCGCCCACTCCAGCCGCCGCGCCCCCGGCGCCCGGCGCCCCGCCGAGCCCCGAACCCACGACGATCATCACCCCCGAGAAGAACGGGAACGATCCCGGAACGAAAACAGCATCCCAGCCGGTCACGGTCAGACCCGGCACGAAGAAGGCCAGGCTCCAGAAGCTCCTCGAAGCCCTGCCCGCCAACGACCCCCGGTCCGTCTACGCCCTCGCCAAAGACCTCGCTCCCCTCATCGGCCTGAACGAAGGCACCGCCCGCCGCTACATCCCCCACCTCAGGTCATGACCGCCCGGCACGAGGCCGGCGCTGCCGGCCGCATGCACCGCCTCCCCGTCACGTTCACCTCACAAAACCGGCTTACCCCGGCTTCCGATTCCTACAGTTTGGCGCCACATCGCCACGCCTGCTGGCCATACTCACGCCTATTTGCCATTGCGATGAACCGGCTGCTCCCAAAACCCTGGAAGGCGCAATGTACAAGGTCGGAAACGCTGCCGCACACGACCAATCCGGACAACAACGCCCCTCGCTACGCCGGTCACACCGTCGAGCCCTGACGCCACCGTGCAGACCCGACTCGGCCCGACCGGGAGTGGATCATAAATCGAGGGTTGGGGTGTGCTCCCGGATCAGCGCACGTATTCCCCGGTAGCCCTCCGCGAGGGCCGGATCGGTGGGCCGGTCGCCGACGGCGCGGCGCAGCGGGTCGGTCTCGCCGTCGGTGGTGGCCGGGGTGCCGTAGGGCAGGCCGAGGTCGCGGTGGCGGAACCCCTCGACGGCCTCGACCCGGCTATCCCATCCGGTGGCGTCCAGGCCTGCGCTGGAACGGGCACCGAGGAGTCCGGTGAGGTAGTCGGCGGGGTCGATACCGGCCCGGAACACGGCGTGCGCGATCTGCCGGTCGAGGGCTTCCTCGATCAGCCGGAGCCTGTCCTGGCGGCCGGTGCGTGCCTCGACGGTGCTTGCCCGGCTGCCTTCTCCGTGTGGCCTCGCCCGCGGGACGGTCGCGCCTTGAGCGTCGCGGAGGTGGCGGCGTTCGGCGGCGAGCTGGGCGGTGGGGTGACGGGCCAGGTGGTGGATCTCGCAGGTGTCGAGCAGGCCGACGAGCTCGTTCCACTCGTCGCGGGCCGGACGCGGCGGGGGGAGGAGATAGTCGGTGGGGTGGAGTCCCTGCTGCTGGCAGAGGTCGGTGACGCGGTGGTCGAGCACGGCGGCGCCGGTGCGGACGCTGCTCTGGTCCTC
Coding sequences within:
- a CDS encoding DUF2637 domain-containing protein; the encoded protein is MNRADDTNRAALAPPTAPTRPPAAPSSPAANAPAGNPDRHDPTSAPSRRRRWRTGDLWIHIATVIAVLGVAGIAAVVSYRHMRAVAILHGENPANAAIIPLSVDGLIVAASMTMLADSRAHRHRSWLAYSLLTLASAASLAANVMHAEPTLAARVIAAWPSAALIGAYELLTAQIRGAVTTQTHPAAPPAPAAAPTSAPAPTPAAAPPAPGAPPSPEPTTIITPEKNGNDPGTKTASQPVTVRPGTKKARLQKLLEALPANDPRSVYALAKDLAPLIGLNEGTARRYIPHLRS